One Bacteroidota bacterium genomic window, CGAGATGTTTTAAGAACTGCCGGGCAACGTTCCGGACCGATCAACGGTGCTATGCGAACAACATAGCACATCTCTAGAAGGTGCAGCACATGGGAAAAGAAAAGAAACCAGCACAGAAACAGGAACAGAAAGAGGCGAAGGCCTCGCATGCGCGGGAGGCGGGAGTGTACCCCCGTCTGCTCGAGATGTACAAGAAAGACCTGGCGCCGGTCATGATGAAGCGGTTCAACTATAAGAGCGTGATGCAGGTGCCGCGGCTCGAAAAGATCTCCCTGAACATGGGCGTCGGCGCCGCAACGCAGGACGCGAAGTTGATCGAGACCGCCGCGAAAGAACTGGAATTGATCACCGGACAGAAACCGGCGATCACGAAAGCAAAGAAAGCGATCTCGAATTTTAAGCTCCGGCAGGGGGTGCCCATCGGCGCCCGCGTGACGCTCCGGGGGAGACAGATGTATGAATTTCTTGACCGGCTTGTCAATGTTGCGATGCCGCAGATCCGGGATTTCCGCGGAGTGCCGGACAAATCGTTCGACGGCCGCGGCAATTATACGCTCGGCATCAAAGAACAGATCATTTTCCGCGAGATCGACGCGGACAAAGTAACGAAAATCAACGGCATGGATATCACCTTTGTCACGACGGCGAAGACGGACCTCGAGGCGATGGAGCTGCTCAAAGGGTTCGGCATGCCGTTCGTCAAACGCGATACAGTTCAAAAAGCAAATTAATTTACCCAAGGAGCGTTCGTGGCACGATTAGCGATGGTTGTTAAAGCAAAGAAAACACCGAAACATCCCACCCAGAAACACAACCGGTGCAGCCTCTGCGGAAGGTCCCGCGCCTATATGCGGAAATTCGGCATCTGCAGACTTTGCTTCCGCTCCATGGCGCTCGACGGGAAAATCCCCGGAGTGACGAAAGCAAGCTGGTAACAGCGCGATCAACAATTAGGAGAATGCGTATCAATGTCAATGTCCGATCCCATAGCTGATTATCTCACGCGAGTCCGCAATGCCCTGCGCGCGCGCCACAAGAAAGTCGATGTCCCTGCGTCGAACCTGAAAAAAGAAATTTCGCGCATTTTGATGGAACAGAAATTCATCGCAAGCTACACGACGGTCGACGATACGAAGCAGGGAATCATCCGTATCCAGCTGAAATACAACGATACAACGAGCGTGATCAGCGGACTGCGCCGCATCAGCCGCCCCGGCATCCGCCGGTACCACAACGCGGGCGAGCTGCCGCGCGTCAACAACGGCCTCGGCGTTGCGGTGATGTCGACGTCCAAAGGATTGATGACAGACAAACAGGCGCGCAAAGAAAATGTCGGCGGCGAAGTTCTGTTCTACGTGTGGTAATACCATCAGAGGTCAGTCAGAAAAAGAGTTTGAAGGAGTCTTACAGT contains:
- the rplE gene encoding 50S ribosomal protein L5; this encodes MYPRLLEMYKKDLAPVMMKRFNYKSVMQVPRLEKISLNMGVGAATQDAKLIETAAKELELITGQKPAITKAKKAISNFKLRQGVPIGARVTLRGRQMYEFLDRLVNVAMPQIRDFRGVPDKSFDGRGNYTLGIKEQIIFREIDADKVTKINGMDITFVTTAKTDLEAMELLKGFGMPFVKRDTVQKAN
- the rpsH gene encoding 30S ribosomal protein S8 gives rise to the protein MSMSDPIADYLTRVRNALRARHKKVDVPASNLKKEISRILMEQKFIASYTTVDDTKQGIIRIQLKYNDTTSVISGLRRISRPGIRRYHNAGELPRVNNGLGVAVMSTSKGLMTDKQARKENVGGEVLFYVW
- a CDS encoding type Z 30S ribosomal protein S14 translates to MARLAMVVKAKKTPKHPTQKHNRCSLCGRSRAYMRKFGICRLCFRSMALDGKIPGVTKASW